The following coding sequences are from one Melanotaenia boesemani isolate fMelBoe1 chromosome 17, fMelBoe1.pri, whole genome shotgun sequence window:
- the LOC121628215 gene encoding versican core protein-like isoform X5: protein MKSVRPASAEMLLRRTSYVQILLLLCAVCRLTPAFPTQTPPSYDEALRLQVSIPHSGPVLASLGSSISMPCLMSLSSIPTSTSSTPVVPRIKWTVVSGGVETQILVARGQRVKINEAYRNRAALYNYTSSLDDLSLWLGDLRHTDSGHYRCEVQRGLEDASDHIQLKVKGVVFHYRDAFGRYAFSFQQAQGACEAIGAQIATPDQLLAAYNDGYEQCDAGWLADQSVRYPIQMPREACYGDMDGQPGVRNYGTMDAENLFDVYCFIEQINGEVFHDSVPQHLSFEEAKSYCKAAGAELATTAQLYSAWSEGLDHCSPGWLSDGSVRYPIINPRERCGGPQAGVKTLYRFSNQTGFPEPSSLHDVYCFRENRRTSSDPPMDYMTTEPEESAHNVVILMENDQELQLNQQSEQVEREAQSILESLPFFSVSITPKTSDDTTSTVIADTTDSPASTTSAVDQLHPFNKTSEMSHSLHPTAVNSTITSTETYNHIQNTSFLPSVHNETDSHQNLSFTFQSGLERTTSEPHTQNQPVPDTNLLETPQPSAKPRQLHDIHETSLNFSRAQANYSETDSNHTQDAGFWEAATLSIDSMLQVKLGEAAVEDPLQKPLTTQTSKEGTTPTEVAQMVESATEALTSLWPNMDGSGDISKERDFQVDGATFLSSSPSYAASFMTHPSPSAMASSAPITYQTDAPDPTLMSGSHHLEKVDFDNATVPQFGEFSISRQEGSTSLEMEDTLNMENEEKQLYATQSVDQAVSEASFPISEFPEGLNNSYSHTEFMTAQSKTSGYRVNLDTVTSSYEEASGYEPETVSSTYRDDIQVSPAIKNETVVSPVIIQESNVSFSLGKEVKIAPTLFIEEEAKVVPTLIIEEEAKVAPTLVTEKEAKVVSTLIIEEEAKVAPTLVIEEEEEKVVPTLVVEEEAKVAPTLVIEEEAKVVPTLIIEEEEEKVAPTLVVEEEAKVAPTLVVEEEAKVAPTLVIEEEEEKVVPTLVVEEEAKVAPTLVIEEEAKVVPTLIIEEEEEKVAPTLVIEEEAKVVPTLIIEEEEEKVAPTLVVEEEAKVVPTLIIEEEEEKVAPTLVVEEEAKVVPTLVIEEEAKVAPTLVTEEEEEKVAPTLVIEEEAKVVPTLVIEEEEEKVAPNLVVEEEAKVAPTLVIEEEEEKVAPTLVVEEEAKVVPTLVIEEEEEKVAPNLVVEEEAKVAPTLVFKETKVAPTLVIEEEAKVVPTLSFKETKVAPTLVVEEEAKVFEEAKFNQTFDHKEDAKASTSLVLEGEDKIPQGLDYEEEVNGAAPFEDVIISPSDSQTSKWALLTTTTRPQMALKDVEFSQKMSSTPPSHSSTKPTVAPTEETSISFTSTTHWSRRTWSPTTTTHKVFHKTAEPQKVTHVIPPVDHGLADVEISLTQPPTLLILPNERAAVGGTGKSSDACLDNPCLNGGTCTEWNGKIKCLCLPTYGEDFCQTDLERCEPGWDKFQGFCYRHSAQRQSWEVAEQHCRMMGAHLVSIMNPEEQDYINSNYKEYQWTGLNDKMIEDDFRWSDGNPLLYENWYRGQPDSYFLSGEDCVVMVWHDNGRWSDVPCNYHLAYTCKKGTSSCGPPPKVRNASIFGKPRQRYETNAVVRYHCAEGFQQRLNPLIRCQSGGRWERPQILCIPEAEASMQFPDETSQTDSNFAAAENMFEATEETPLYKDIKF, encoded by the exons ATGAAGTCAGTTCGTCCAGCTTCAGCTGAAATGCTGCTTAGAAGAACCAG TTATGTCCAGATCCTCCTACTTCTTTGTGCAGTTTGTCGTCTTACTCCGGCTTTTCCCACCCAGACTCCACCTTCATAtg atgagGCGCTACGGCTTCAAGTGAGCATCCCccactcaggtccagttcttgCCTCGTTGGGCAGCTCCATCTCCATGCCCTGCTTgatgtctctgtcctccattcccacctccacctcttccacCCCTGTGGTACCACGGATAAAGTGGACAGTGGTGTCTGGTGGGGTAGAGACACAGATCTTAGTAGCACGGGGTCAAAGGGTGAAGATTAACGAAGCATACAGAAACCGTGCTGCATTGTATAACTACACCTCCTCCCTCGATGACCTATCTCTGTGGTTGGGAGATTTACGCCATACTGACTCGGGTCACTATCGTTGTGAGGTGCAACGGGGGCTAGAAGATGCTAGCGACCATATTCAGCTCAAAGTCAAAG GTGTTGTGTTCCACTACAGAGATGCTTTCGGCCGGTATGCCTTCTCCTTCCAGCAGGCTCAGGGAGCTTGTGAGGCCATTGGTGCACAGATTGCGACTCCTGACCAGCTGCTGGCGGCTTATAATGATGGATACGAACAGTGTGACGCAGGCTGGCTGGCAGACCAGTCCGTCAG GTACCCAATCCAGATGCCCCGTGAAGCTTGCTACGGAGACATGGATGGGCAACCAGGAGTGAGAAACTATGGGACAATGGATGCAGAAAATCTGTTtgatgtttactgttttatagaACAAATTAatg GAGAGGTGTTCCACGACTCCGTCCCACAACATTTATCATTTGAGGAGGCAAAGTCATATTGCAAGGCTGCAGGAGCAGAGCTAGCTACAACAGCACAGTTATACTCAGCATGGAGTGAAGGACTTGACCATTGCAGTCCCGGCTGGCTGTCTGACGGCAGCGTACGCTACCCTATTATAAACCCTAGAGAGCGCTGTGGTGGTCCCCAGGCAGGTGTCAAGACCCTTTACCGCTTCAGCAACCAGACTGGTTTCCCAGAGCCTTCCAGTCTTCATGATGTTTATTGTTTCAGAg aaaacagaagaacCTCCAGTGACCCTCCAATGGACTACATGACCACAGAACCTGAAGAAAGTGCACATAATGTTGTTATTCTAATGGAAAATGACCAGGAACTTCAATTGAATCAACAATCAGAACAGGTGGAGCGAGAAGCCCAAAGTATACTTGAATCTCTAccctttttctctgtctctatTACTCCAAAAACCTCAGATGACACAACCTCAACAGTAATTGCAGACACAACAGATTCTCCTGCCAGCACAACATCTGCTGTGGACCAACTTCATCCTTTTAACAAAACTTCAGAAATGAGTCACTCCCTGCATCCTACAGCAGTGAACAGTACCATCACTAGCACAGAAACTTACAATCACATTCAAAATACATCCTTCTTACCCAGTGTTCACAATGAGACAGATTCCCACCAGAACTTGAGCTTTACCTTTCAATCTGGACTTGAAAGAACTACAAGCGAACCTCACACACAGAACCAGCCAGTGCCAGACACAAACCTTCTGGAGACCCCCCAACCATCTGCGAAGCCGAGGCAGCTCCACGACATACATGAGACTAGCTTAAATTTCAGCAGAGCACAAGCCAATTACAGTGAAACAGACAGCAATCATACTCAGgatgcaggtttctgggaggCAGCCACGTTGAGTATTGACTCCATGCTTCAGGTGAAGTTAGGTGAAGCGGCAGTAGAAGATCCTCTGCAGAAGCCTCTCACCACTCAGACCTCAAAAGAAGGAACAACTCCTACAGAAGTAGCCCAAATGGTTGAATCAGCCACTGAGGCATTAACCTCACTGTGGCCCAACATGGATGGGTCAGGAGATATTTCCAAAG agagAGACTTTCAAGTGGATGGAGCCACCTTCCTCTCTTCATCACCATCTTATGCTGCTAGCTTCATGACTCACCCATCTCCTTCTGCTATGGCTAGCAGTGCTCCAATCACATATCAAACTGATGCTCCAGATCCCACTCTAATGTCTGGGTCACATCATCTGGAAAAAGTAGACTTCGATAATGCTACAGTACCACAGTTTGGGGAGTTCTCCATTTCCAGACAGGAAGGAAGTACAAGCTTAGAAATGGAAGACACTTTAAATAtggaaaatgaggaaaaacaactTTATGCAACTCAGTCTGTTGACCAGGCAGTTTCTGAAGCAAGTTTCCCTATCAGCGAGTTTCCAGAGGGTTTGAACAACTCTTATTCCCATACTGAATTCATGACAGCACAGTCCAAAACATCAGGTTACAGAGTGAATTTAGATACTGTGACCAGCTCTTATGAAGAAGCAAGCGGATATGAACCTGAAACAGTTAGTTCCACTTATAGAGATGACATTCAAGTTTCTCCAgccattaaaaatgaaacagtAGTTTCCCCAGTCATTATACAGGAATCcaatgtttcattttcactgggaaaagaggttaaaattgCTCCAACCCTTTTCATTGAAGAAGAAGCTAAAGTTGTACCAACCCTTATCATTGAAGAAGAAGCTAAAGTTGCACCAACCCTTGTCACTGAAAAAGAAGCTAAAGTTGTATCAACCCTTATCATTGAAGAAGAAGCTAAAGTTGCACCAACCCTTGTcattgaagaagaagaagaaaaagttgtaccAACCCTTGTCGTTGAAGAAGAAGCTAAAGTTGCACCAACCCTTGTCATTGAAGAAGAAGCTAAAGTTGTACCAACCCTTATcattgaagaagaagaagaaaaagttgcacCAACCCTTGTCGTTGAAGAAGAAGCTAAAGTTGCACCAACCCTTGTCGTTGAAGAAGAAGCTAAAGTTGCACCAACCCTTGTcattgaagaagaagaagaaaaagttgtaccAACCCTTGTCGTTGAAGAAGAAGCTAAAGTTGCACCAACCCTTGTCATTGAAGAAGAAGCTAAAGTTGTACCAACCCTTATcattgaagaagaagaagaaaaagttgcacCAACCCTTGTCATTGAAGAAGAAGCTAAAGTTGTACCAACCCTTATcattgaagaagaagaagaaaaagttgcacCAACCCTTGTTGTTGAAGAAGAAGCTAAAGTTGTACCAACCCTTATcattgaagaagaagaagaaaaagttgcacCAACCCTTGTCGTTGAAGAAGAAGCTAAAGTTGTACCAACCCTTGTCATTGAAGAAGAAGCTAAAGTTGCACCAACCCTTGtcactgaagaagaagaagaaaaagttgcacCAACCCTTGTCATTGAAGAAGAAGCTAAAG TTGTACCAACCCTTGTcattgaagaagaagaagaaaaagttgcacCAAACCTTGTCGTTGAAGAAGAAGCTAAAGTTGCACCAACCCTTGTcattgaagaagaagaagaaaaagttgcacCAACCCTTGTCGTTGAAGAAGAAGCTAAAGTTGTACCAACCCTTGTcattgaagaagaagaagaaaaagttgcacCAAACCTTGTCGTTGAAGAAGAAGCTAAAGTTGCACCAACCCTTGTCTTTAAAGAAACTAAAGTTGCACCAACCCTTGTCATTGAAGAAGAAGCTAAAGTTGTACCAACCCTTTCCTTTAAAGAAACTAAAGTTGCACCAACCCTTGTCGTTGAAGAAGAAGCTAAAGTTTTTGAAGAAGCTAAATTTAATCAAACCTTTGATCATAAAGAGGATGCTAAAGCTTCTACATCCCTTGTCCTTGAAGGAGAGGATAAAATTCCCCAAGGACTCGATTATGAAGAGGAAGTTAATGGTGCTGCACCATTTGAGGACGTTATCATATCCCCTTCCGATTCTCAAACATCTAAGTGGGCTCTGCTTACCACCACTACTAGACCCCAAATGGCTTTGAAGGATGTTGAGTTCAGCCAAAAAATGTCATCCACACCACCTTCACATTCTTCCACAAAGCCAACAGTTGCTCCCACGGAGGAAACCTCCATCTCCTTCACCAGCACCACCCACTGGTCCAGACGCACCTGGAGCCCGACCACCACAACACACAAAGTATTCCACAAGACAGCTGAACCACAGAAGGTGACTCATGTCATACCACCGGTGGATCACGGTCTGGCTGATGTTGAGATTAGCCTCACCCAGCCGCCTACCCTGCTTATCTTGCCCAATGAGAGGGCAGCAGTAGGAGGCACAGGGAAATCTTCAG ATGCCTGCCTGGATAACCCTTGTCTCAATGGAGGCACCTGCACCGAGTGGAATGGGAAGATTAAATGTCTCTGTTTGCCGACATATGGAGAAGACTTCTGTCAAACTG ACCTGGAGCGGTGTGAACCAGGCTGGGATAAATTTCAAGGTTTCTGCTATCGACACTCTGCCCAGCGTCAGAGCTGGGAGGTTGCAGAGCAGCACTGTCGCATGATGGGAGCTCACCTGGTGTCCATCATGAACCCTGAGGAGCAGGATTACATCAACA GTAACTACAAGGAATACCAATGGACTGGTCTGAATGATAAAATGATTGAGGATGATTTCCGATGGTCTGACGGAAACCCACTG CTGTATGAGAACTGGTACAGAGGACAGCCAGACAGCTACTTTCTCTCCGGAGAGGACTGTGTGGTGATGGTGTGGCACGATAATGGGCGCTGGAGTGATGTACCCTGTAACTACCACCTTGCATATACCTGCAAAAAAGGCACCT CCTCCTGTGGTCCACCACCAAAAGTAAGAAACGCTTCCATATTCGGCAAACCTCGACAGCGATATGAGACCAATGCAGTTGTACGTTATCATTGTGCAGAAGGTTTCCAGCAAAGACTAAACCCTCTGATCAGATGTCAGTCTGGAGGTCGCTGGGAGAGACCCCAGATCCTGTGCATCCCTG aggcTGAAGCTTCAATGCAATTTCCAGATGAAACGTCACAGACTGACAGCAACTTTGCAGCAGCTGAAAATATGTTTGAGGCCACAGAGGAGACACCACTTTACAAGGACATCAAGTTTTAA
- the LOC121628215 gene encoding versican core protein-like isoform X2, producing MKSVRPASAEMLLRRTSYVQILLLLCAVCRLTPAFPTQTPPSYDEALRLQVSIPHSGPVLASLGSSISMPCLMSLSSIPTSTSSTPVVPRIKWTVVSGGVETQILVARGQRVKINEAYRNRAALYNYTSSLDDLSLWLGDLRHTDSGHYRCEVQRGLEDASDHIQLKVKGVVFHYRDAFGRYAFSFQQAQGACEAIGAQIATPDQLLAAYNDGYEQCDAGWLADQSVRYPIQMPREACYGDMDGQPGVRNYGTMDAENLFDVYCFIEQINGEVFHDSVPQHLSFEEAKSYCKAAGAELATTAQLYSAWSEGLDHCSPGWLSDGSVRYPIINPRERCGGPQAGVKTLYRFSNQTGFPEPSSLHDVYCFRENRRTSSDPPMDYMTTEPEESAHNVVILMENDQELQLNQQSEQVEREAQSILESLPFFSVSITPKTSDDTTSTVIADTTDSPASTTSAVDQLHPFNKTSEMSHSLHPTAVNSTITSTETYNHIQNTSFLPSVHNETDSHQNLSFTFQSGLERTTSEPHTQNQPVPDTNLLETPQPSAKPRQLHDIHETSLNFSRAQANYSETDSNHTQDAGFWEAATLSIDSMLQVKLGEAAVEDPLQKPLTTQTSKEGTTPTEVAQMVESATEALTSLWPNMDGSGDISKERDFQVDGATFLSSSPSYAASFMTHPSPSAMASSAPITYQTDAPDPTLMSGSHHLEKVDFDNATVPQFGEFSISRQEGSTSLEMEDTLNMENEEKQLYATQSVDQAVSEASFPISEFPEGLNNSYSHTEFMTAQSKTSGYRVNLDTVTSSYEEASGYEPETVSSTYRDDIQVSPAIKNETVVSPVIIQESNVSFSLGKEVKIAPTLFIEEEAKVVPTLIIEEEAKVAPTLVTEKEAKVVSTLIIEEEAKVAPTLVIEEEEEKVAPTLVIEEEAKVVPTLIIEEEEEKVAPTLVVEEEAKVAPTLVVEEEAKVAPTLVIEEEEEKVVPTLVVEEEAKVAPTLVIEEEAKVVPTLIIEEEEEKVAPTLVIEEEAKVVPTLIIEEEEEKVAPTLVVEEEAKVVPTLIIEEEEEKVAPTLVVEEEAKVVPTLVIEEEAKVAPTLVTEEEEEKVAPTLVIEEEAKVAPTLSFKETKVAPTLVVEEEAKVAPTLVIEEEEEKVAPTLVVEEEAKVVPTLVIEEEEEKVAPNLVVEEEAKVAPTLVIEEEEEKVAPTLVVEEEAKVVPTLVIEEEEEKVAPNLVVEEEAKVAPTLVFKETKVAPTLVIEEEAKVVPTLSFKETKVAPTLVVEEEAKVFEEAKFNQTFDHKEDAKASTSLVLEGEDKIPQGLDYEEEVNGAAPFEDVIISPSDSQTSKWALLTTTTRPQMALKDVEFSQKMSSTPPSHSSTKPTVAPTEETSISFTSTTHWSRRTWSPTTTTHKVFHKTAEPQKVTHVIPPVDHGLADVEISLTQPPTLLILPNERAAVGGTGKSSDACLDNPCLNGGTCTEWNGKIKCLCLPTYGEDFCQTDLERCEPGWDKFQGFCYRHSAQRQSWEVAEQHCRMMGAHLVSIMNPEEQDYINSNYKEYQWTGLNDKMIEDDFRWSDGNPLLYENWYRGQPDSYFLSGEDCVVMVWHDNGRWSDVPCNYHLAYTCKKGTSSCGPPPKVRNASIFGKPRQRYETNAVVRYHCAEGFQQRLNPLIRCQSGGRWERPQILCIPEAEASMQFPDETSQTDSNFAAAENMFEATEETPLYKDIKF from the exons ATGAAGTCAGTTCGTCCAGCTTCAGCTGAAATGCTGCTTAGAAGAACCAG TTATGTCCAGATCCTCCTACTTCTTTGTGCAGTTTGTCGTCTTACTCCGGCTTTTCCCACCCAGACTCCACCTTCATAtg atgagGCGCTACGGCTTCAAGTGAGCATCCCccactcaggtccagttcttgCCTCGTTGGGCAGCTCCATCTCCATGCCCTGCTTgatgtctctgtcctccattcccacctccacctcttccacCCCTGTGGTACCACGGATAAAGTGGACAGTGGTGTCTGGTGGGGTAGAGACACAGATCTTAGTAGCACGGGGTCAAAGGGTGAAGATTAACGAAGCATACAGAAACCGTGCTGCATTGTATAACTACACCTCCTCCCTCGATGACCTATCTCTGTGGTTGGGAGATTTACGCCATACTGACTCGGGTCACTATCGTTGTGAGGTGCAACGGGGGCTAGAAGATGCTAGCGACCATATTCAGCTCAAAGTCAAAG GTGTTGTGTTCCACTACAGAGATGCTTTCGGCCGGTATGCCTTCTCCTTCCAGCAGGCTCAGGGAGCTTGTGAGGCCATTGGTGCACAGATTGCGACTCCTGACCAGCTGCTGGCGGCTTATAATGATGGATACGAACAGTGTGACGCAGGCTGGCTGGCAGACCAGTCCGTCAG GTACCCAATCCAGATGCCCCGTGAAGCTTGCTACGGAGACATGGATGGGCAACCAGGAGTGAGAAACTATGGGACAATGGATGCAGAAAATCTGTTtgatgtttactgttttatagaACAAATTAatg GAGAGGTGTTCCACGACTCCGTCCCACAACATTTATCATTTGAGGAGGCAAAGTCATATTGCAAGGCTGCAGGAGCAGAGCTAGCTACAACAGCACAGTTATACTCAGCATGGAGTGAAGGACTTGACCATTGCAGTCCCGGCTGGCTGTCTGACGGCAGCGTACGCTACCCTATTATAAACCCTAGAGAGCGCTGTGGTGGTCCCCAGGCAGGTGTCAAGACCCTTTACCGCTTCAGCAACCAGACTGGTTTCCCAGAGCCTTCCAGTCTTCATGATGTTTATTGTTTCAGAg aaaacagaagaacCTCCAGTGACCCTCCAATGGACTACATGACCACAGAACCTGAAGAAAGTGCACATAATGTTGTTATTCTAATGGAAAATGACCAGGAACTTCAATTGAATCAACAATCAGAACAGGTGGAGCGAGAAGCCCAAAGTATACTTGAATCTCTAccctttttctctgtctctatTACTCCAAAAACCTCAGATGACACAACCTCAACAGTAATTGCAGACACAACAGATTCTCCTGCCAGCACAACATCTGCTGTGGACCAACTTCATCCTTTTAACAAAACTTCAGAAATGAGTCACTCCCTGCATCCTACAGCAGTGAACAGTACCATCACTAGCACAGAAACTTACAATCACATTCAAAATACATCCTTCTTACCCAGTGTTCACAATGAGACAGATTCCCACCAGAACTTGAGCTTTACCTTTCAATCTGGACTTGAAAGAACTACAAGCGAACCTCACACACAGAACCAGCCAGTGCCAGACACAAACCTTCTGGAGACCCCCCAACCATCTGCGAAGCCGAGGCAGCTCCACGACATACATGAGACTAGCTTAAATTTCAGCAGAGCACAAGCCAATTACAGTGAAACAGACAGCAATCATACTCAGgatgcaggtttctgggaggCAGCCACGTTGAGTATTGACTCCATGCTTCAGGTGAAGTTAGGTGAAGCGGCAGTAGAAGATCCTCTGCAGAAGCCTCTCACCACTCAGACCTCAAAAGAAGGAACAACTCCTACAGAAGTAGCCCAAATGGTTGAATCAGCCACTGAGGCATTAACCTCACTGTGGCCCAACATGGATGGGTCAGGAGATATTTCCAAAG agagAGACTTTCAAGTGGATGGAGCCACCTTCCTCTCTTCATCACCATCTTATGCTGCTAGCTTCATGACTCACCCATCTCCTTCTGCTATGGCTAGCAGTGCTCCAATCACATATCAAACTGATGCTCCAGATCCCACTCTAATGTCTGGGTCACATCATCTGGAAAAAGTAGACTTCGATAATGCTACAGTACCACAGTTTGGGGAGTTCTCCATTTCCAGACAGGAAGGAAGTACAAGCTTAGAAATGGAAGACACTTTAAATAtggaaaatgaggaaaaacaactTTATGCAACTCAGTCTGTTGACCAGGCAGTTTCTGAAGCAAGTTTCCCTATCAGCGAGTTTCCAGAGGGTTTGAACAACTCTTATTCCCATACTGAATTCATGACAGCACAGTCCAAAACATCAGGTTACAGAGTGAATTTAGATACTGTGACCAGCTCTTATGAAGAAGCAAGCGGATATGAACCTGAAACAGTTAGTTCCACTTATAGAGATGACATTCAAGTTTCTCCAgccattaaaaatgaaacagtAGTTTCCCCAGTCATTATACAGGAATCcaatgtttcattttcactgggaaaagaggttaaaattgCTCCAACCCTTTTCATTGAAGAAGAAGCTAAAGTTGTACCAACCCTTATCATTGAAGAAGAAGCTAAAGTTGCACCAACCCTTGTCACTGAAAAAGAAGCTAAAGTTGTATCAACCCTTATCATTGAAGAAGAAGCTAAAGTTGCACCAACCCTTGTcattgaagaagaagaagaaaaag TTGCACCAACCCTTGTCATTGAAGAAGAAGCTAAAGTTGTACCAACCCTTATcattgaagaagaagaagaaaaagttgcacCAACCCTTGTCGTTGAAGAAGAAGCTAAAGTTGCACCAACCCTTGTCGTTGAAGAAGAAGCTAAAGTTGCACCAACCCTTGTcattgaagaagaagaagaaaaagttgtaccAACCCTTGTCGTTGAAGAAGAAGCTAAAGTTGCACCAACCCTTGTCATTGAAGAAGAAGCTAAAGTTGTACCAACCCTTATcattgaagaagaagaagaaaaagttgcacCAACCCTTGTCATTGAAGAAGAAGCTAAAGTTGTACCAACCCTTATcattgaagaagaagaagaaaaagttgcacCAACCCTTGTTGTTGAAGAAGAAGCTAAAGTTGTACCAACCCTTATcattgaagaagaagaagaaaaagttgcacCAACCCTTGTCGTTGAAGAAGAAGCTAAAGTTGTACCAACCCTTGTCATTGAAGAAGAAGCTAAAGTTGCACCAACCCTTGtcactgaagaagaagaagaaaaagttgcacCAACCCTTGTCATTGAAGAAGAAGCTAAAGTTGCACCAACCCTTTCCTTTAAAGAAACTAAAGTTGCACCAACCCTTGTCGTTGAAGAAGAAGCTAAAGTTGCACCAACCCTTGTtattgaagaagaagaagaaaaagttgcacCAACCCTTGTCGTTGAAGAAGAAGCTAAAGTTGTACCAACCCTTGTcattgaagaagaagaagaaaaagttgcacCAAACCTTGTCGTTGAAGAAGAAGCTAAAGTTGCACCAACCCTTGTcattgaagaagaagaagaaaaagttgcacCAACCCTTGTCGTTGAAGAAGAAGCTAAAGTTGTACCAACCCTTGTcattgaagaagaagaagaaaaagttgcacCAAACCTTGTCGTTGAAGAAGAAGCTAAAGTTGCACCAACCCTTGTCTTTAAAGAAACTAAAGTTGCACCAACCCTTGTCATTGAAGAAGAAGCTAAAGTTGTACCAACCCTTTCCTTTAAAGAAACTAAAGTTGCACCAACCCTTGTCGTTGAAGAAGAAGCTAAAGTTTTTGAAGAAGCTAAATTTAATCAAACCTTTGATCATAAAGAGGATGCTAAAGCTTCTACATCCCTTGTCCTTGAAGGAGAGGATAAAATTCCCCAAGGACTCGATTATGAAGAGGAAGTTAATGGTGCTGCACCATTTGAGGACGTTATCATATCCCCTTCCGATTCTCAAACATCTAAGTGGGCTCTGCTTACCACCACTACTAGACCCCAAATGGCTTTGAAGGATGTTGAGTTCAGCCAAAAAATGTCATCCACACCACCTTCACATTCTTCCACAAAGCCAACAGTTGCTCCCACGGAGGAAACCTCCATCTCCTTCACCAGCACCACCCACTGGTCCAGACGCACCTGGAGCCCGACCACCACAACACACAAAGTATTCCACAAGACAGCTGAACCACAGAAGGTGACTCATGTCATACCACCGGTGGATCACGGTCTGGCTGATGTTGAGATTAGCCTCACCCAGCCGCCTACCCTGCTTATCTTGCCCAATGAGAGGGCAGCAGTAGGAGGCACAGGGAAATCTTCAG ATGCCTGCCTGGATAACCCTTGTCTCAATGGAGGCACCTGCACCGAGTGGAATGGGAAGATTAAATGTCTCTGTTTGCCGACATATGGAGAAGACTTCTGTCAAACTG ACCTGGAGCGGTGTGAACCAGGCTGGGATAAATTTCAAGGTTTCTGCTATCGACACTCTGCCCAGCGTCAGAGCTGGGAGGTTGCAGAGCAGCACTGTCGCATGATGGGAGCTCACCTGGTGTCCATCATGAACCCTGAGGAGCAGGATTACATCAACA GTAACTACAAGGAATACCAATGGACTGGTCTGAATGATAAAATGATTGAGGATGATTTCCGATGGTCTGACGGAAACCCACTG CTGTATGAGAACTGGTACAGAGGACAGCCAGACAGCTACTTTCTCTCCGGAGAGGACTGTGTGGTGATGGTGTGGCACGATAATGGGCGCTGGAGTGATGTACCCTGTAACTACCACCTTGCATATACCTGCAAAAAAGGCACCT CCTCCTGTGGTCCACCACCAAAAGTAAGAAACGCTTCCATATTCGGCAAACCTCGACAGCGATATGAGACCAATGCAGTTGTACGTTATCATTGTGCAGAAGGTTTCCAGCAAAGACTAAACCCTCTGATCAGATGTCAGTCTGGAGGTCGCTGGGAGAGACCCCAGATCCTGTGCATCCCTG aggcTGAAGCTTCAATGCAATTTCCAGATGAAACGTCACAGACTGACAGCAACTTTGCAGCAGCTGAAAATATGTTTGAGGCCACAGAGGAGACACCACTTTACAAGGACATCAAGTTTTAA